The Bacteroidales bacterium genome window below encodes:
- the rpsE gene encoding 30S ribosomal protein S5, with amino-acid sequence MQRVINKKVRAVDTELKERLVTVKRVTKVTKGGRAFSFSAIVVVGNENGIVGIGLGKAKEVTSAISKGVEDAKKNLYKINILKGTIPHEVEAKFGAAKVLIKPAAPGTGVIAGGAMRAVLESVGIKNVLAKCKGSTNPHNVVKATMTALLQLKDPFEVSQMRNIPLEKVFNG; translated from the coding sequence ATGCAGAGAGTTATTAATAAAAAAGTAAGGGCAGTTGATACTGAATTAAAGGAAAGGCTGGTCACTGTTAAACGTGTAACAAAAGTAACGAAAGGCGGCCGAGCTTTTAGTTTTTCAGCTATTGTAGTGGTTGGGAATGAAAATGGTATTGTTGGTATTGGCTTAGGAAAAGCCAAAGAAGTAACTTCTGCTATTTCTAAAGGTGTCGAAGATGCTAAGAAAAACTTGTATAAAATAAATATTTTAAAGGGAACCATACCACATGAAGTTGAAGCCAAATTTGGTGCAGCTAAAGTATTAATAAAACCTGCTGCTCCCGGAACAGGTGTAATTGCAGGAGGTGCCATGCGTGCTGTTCTTGAGAGCGTGGGAATTAAAAATGTTTTAGCTAAATGTAAAGGTTCAACCAATCCTCATAATGTGGTGAAAGCAACCATGACTGCTTTGTTGCAATTAAAAGATCCTTTCGAAGTTTCTCAAATGAGAAATATTCCATTGGAAAAAGTTTTTAATGGATAG
- the rpmC gene encoding 50S ribosomal protein L29, whose translation MKYEVIRQMSTKELKERLEEERLSLTRYKLNHRISPLDNPHVIKQTKKTIARILTELRRRELEGKENGNK comes from the coding sequence ATGAAGTATGAAGTAATTCGTCAAATGTCGACTAAGGAATTAAAAGAACGATTAGAAGAAGAAAGGTTGAGTTTAACCAGATACAAATTAAATCATAGAATTAGTCCTTTAGATAACCCGCATGTTATCAAGCAAACCAAAAAAACCATAGCAAGAATTTTAACAGAATTAAGAAGAAGAGAATTAGAAGGAAAAGAAAATGGAAACAAATAA
- a CDS encoding 50S ribosomal protein L22, with protein MGARKRIAAEKRKELRKTQYSITLKNCPISQRKVRAVVELIKGKPVEHALAILKNSVFGSSIYLYKLLLSAIDSWKAKTENKIRLEEAGLYVKSVKVDGARMLKRIQPAPQGRAHRIRKRFSHITIELGSKTEEQNKVNETVKE; from the coding sequence ATGGGAGCAAGAAAACGAATAGCAGCAGAGAAACGTAAAGAATTAAGGAAAACTCAATACTCAATAACTTTAAAGAATTGTCCTATCTCGCAAAGAAAGGTGAGGGCAGTAGTTGAACTTATAAAAGGTAAGCCGGTGGAGCATGCTTTAGCTATTTTAAAAAATTCTGTTTTTGGCTCATCTATTTATCTATATAAGCTTTTACTCTCAGCTATTGACAGTTGGAAGGCGAAAACTGAAAATAAGATCAGATTAGAGGAAGCTGGTTTGTACGTAAAATCGGTAAAGGTAGACGGAGCCCGAATGCTTAAGCGAATTCAACCTGCTCCTCAGGGTCGTGCCCATCGAATTCGCAAACGTTTTAGTCACATTACCATTGAATTAGGTAGTAAAACCGAAGAACAAAATAAAGTTAACGAAACAGTAAAAGAATAA
- the rpsJ gene encoding 30S ribosomal protein S10, translated as MSNRIRIKLKAYDHYLVDKSAEKIVKTAKATNAVVSGPIPLPTEKKIYTVNRSTFVHKESREQFMLATYKRLIDIYYSERSKTIDELMKLELPRGVEVEIKVV; from the coding sequence GTGAGCAATAGGATTAGAATCAAATTAAAAGCGTACGATCACTACCTGGTGGACAAATCAGCTGAAAAAATTGTCAAAACAGCTAAGGCCACCAATGCTGTTGTAAGTGGACCCATACCGCTTCCGACAGAGAAGAAAATCTATACTGTCAATCGCTCAACTTTTGTCCACAAGGAATCGCGAGAGCAGTTTATGCTGGCTACATACAAAAGGTTGATAGATATTTATTACAGTGAGAGATCTAAAACCATTGACGAGCTCATGAAATTAGAATTACCTCGCGGGGTTGAGGTTGAGATTAAAGTTGTATAA
- the secY gene encoding preprotein translocase subunit SecY: MSRLINTIRNINKIDELKQRILYTLFLVLIYRLGAHVILPGIDPQVLKESGSIGQGGILELINIFSGGAFSSVSILALGIMPYISASIIIQLLTVAVPYFQKLQKEGESGRKKLNQITRYLTVFVVIAQSQGYLSYVTSMIPPEGIYPFRSDITHLPFLFRFSSTILLTAGTLFVMWLGERITDKGIGNGISLLIMVGIIARFPFALVAEFASRLEVGGGGLFVFIVELIVLIVVVVITIMLVQGTRKIPIQFAKRVIGNKQYGGVRQYLPLKVNAAGVMPIIFAQAIMFLPVTIAGYAKSQELSGFLSSMINPDGFWYNLVFAFLIIIFTYFYTAITINPTQMAEELRKNGGFIPGIKPGKPTAEFIDNVMSKITLPGSLFLAFVAIMPALVRTFDVNSQFAQFFGGTSLLILVGVVLDTLQQIESYLLMRHYDGLTKSGRIKGRTSPGMMGY; encoded by the coding sequence ATGAGCAGATTAATAAACACTATTCGAAACATTAACAAAATAGACGAATTAAAACAACGAATTCTTTACACACTTTTTCTTGTTTTAATCTATAGACTTGGAGCTCATGTCATTTTGCCAGGAATTGATCCTCAAGTTTTGAAAGAATCTGGATCGATAGGGCAGGGTGGAATTCTTGAGTTGATTAACATTTTTTCTGGTGGTGCTTTTTCATCAGTATCTATTTTAGCACTAGGTATTATGCCTTACATCTCTGCATCTATTATTATTCAGCTTTTAACAGTAGCTGTACCTTACTTTCAGAAATTGCAAAAGGAGGGAGAGAGTGGCAGAAAAAAATTAAATCAGATAACTCGTTATTTAACTGTTTTTGTTGTTATAGCTCAATCTCAAGGATACTTAAGTTACGTAACATCCATGATTCCACCTGAAGGAATTTACCCTTTTAGATCTGATATAACCCATTTACCTTTTTTATTTAGGTTCTCTTCAACCATTTTGTTAACTGCTGGAACATTATTTGTGATGTGGCTAGGTGAGCGAATAACCGACAAAGGGATTGGAAATGGAATCTCTTTGCTTATCATGGTTGGGATCATAGCTCGATTCCCATTTGCTCTGGTGGCTGAATTTGCCTCTCGCCTTGAAGTTGGCGGGGGTGGTCTGTTTGTTTTCATTGTCGAACTTATAGTTTTAATTGTTGTAGTAGTGATTACTATTATGCTTGTTCAGGGAACTCGTAAAATACCTATTCAATTTGCTAAGAGAGTTATCGGAAACAAACAATATGGTGGAGTTCGCCAGTATCTACCTCTTAAAGTTAATGCTGCAGGTGTGATGCCTATTATTTTTGCTCAAGCTATCATGTTCTTGCCTGTTACCATAGCAGGGTATGCAAAAAGTCAGGAATTATCTGGATTCCTATCTTCTATGATAAATCCTGATGGATTTTGGTACAATCTAGTTTTTGCTTTCTTGATCATTATTTTCACTTACTTCTATACAGCTATTACAATTAATCCCACGCAAATGGCTGAAGAATTAAGAAAAAACGGAGGATTTATCCCTGGTATTAAGCCAGGTAAACCAACAGCTGAATTTATTGATAATGTAATGTCAAAAATTACTTTACCAGGTTCTCTATTTCTTGCTTTTGTTGCTATCATGCCTGCTTTAGTTAGAACTTTTGATGTGAATTCGCAGTTTGCCCAATTCTTCGGTGGAACTTCATTGCTTATCTTGGTTGGAGTTGTTTTGGATACGTTGCAGCAAATAGAAAGTTATCTTCTCATGCGACATTATGATGGACTGACCAAAAGTGGCAGAATTAAAGGTAGAACTTCACCTGGTATGATGGGGTACTGA
- the rpsQ gene encoding 30S ribosomal protein S17 — METNKVKRGLRKQRVGIVVSDKMNKTVVVLVERHVKDPIYKKVVTRSKKYMVHDEKNECQVGDKVLIMETRPLSKRKRWRVVEIIEKVK; from the coding sequence ATGGAAACAAATAAAGTGAAGCGCGGATTGAGAAAACAACGAGTTGGAATTGTTGTAAGCGACAAAATGAACAAAACTGTAGTGGTTTTGGTAGAACGTCATGTGAAAGATCCTATATATAAGAAAGTAGTAACTCGCAGTAAGAAATATATGGTCCATGACGAAAAAAACGAATGTCAAGTAGGAGATAAGGTACTTATTATGGAAACTAGACCTTTAAGCAAAAGAAAAAGATGGAGAGTGGTTGAAATTATTGAAAAAGTTAAATAA
- the rplW gene encoding 50S ribosomal protein L23: MEINDILIKPLSTEKMTRQGEKLNKYGFIVHKKANKIQIKEAVEKLYNVKVTSVNTMLYRGKRVVRYTKRGWIEGKRDAFKKAIVTLADGYTIDFYSNI, translated from the coding sequence ATGGAGATCAATGATATTTTAATAAAACCGTTGTCAACTGAGAAAATGACCCGTCAGGGAGAGAAATTGAATAAATATGGCTTTATTGTACATAAGAAGGCAAATAAGATCCAAATTAAAGAAGCTGTTGAAAAACTTTATAACGTTAAAGTAACCTCTGTTAACACCATGCTCTATAGGGGGAAGAGAGTGGTTCGTTACACAAAAAGAGGATGGATAGAAGGGAAAAGAGATGCTTTTAAAAAAGCAATTGTAACTTTGGCGGATGGATATACAATAGATTTTTATAGCAACATTTAA
- the rpsN gene encoding 30S ribosomal protein S14, with translation MAKESMKARERKRRQLVEKYAKKRAELKAKGDYLALQRLPRNSSPVRLHNRCMIDGRPKGYMRDFGISRINFRFMANQGLIPGVKKASW, from the coding sequence ATGGCAAAGGAATCCATGAAAGCAAGAGAAAGAAAGCGAAGGCAGTTGGTGGAAAAGTATGCAAAAAAACGAGCCGAACTTAAAGCTAAGGGTGATTACCTTGCTTTACAGCGTCTTCCACGTAATTCCTCTCCAGTTCGCCTTCATAATAGATGTATGATCGATGGCCGTCCAAAAGGATACATGAGGGATTTTGGTATATCTCGTATCAATTTCCGATTTATGGCCAATCAGGGTTTAATTCCAGGTGTAAAAAAAGCAAGTTGGTAA
- the rplE gene encoding 50S ribosomal protein L5, with product MTNYVPRLKKKYFDEIRPAMMEKFQYKSIMQVPRLEKICINQGVGKATQDKKLLEFAVSELTLITGQRAVITKAKKDVSNFKIRRGMPIGVRVTLRGDRMYEFLDRLISAAIPRIRDFRGVNDKGFDGRGNYTLGINEQIIFPEINIDKIYKISGMDITFVTSARTDKEAFELLKLFGMPFKKS from the coding sequence ATGACAAACTACGTACCTCGTTTAAAGAAAAAATATTTTGATGAAATTAGACCTGCCATGATGGAAAAATTTCAGTATAAATCTATCATGCAGGTTCCACGACTTGAAAAAATATGCATCAACCAAGGTGTTGGCAAAGCAACACAGGATAAAAAATTGCTTGAATTTGCTGTAAGTGAGTTAACTCTAATCACTGGGCAACGTGCTGTAATTACTAAAGCAAAGAAAGATGTTTCAAATTTTAAAATTCGTCGTGGAATGCCCATAGGCGTTCGGGTTACATTGCGTGGAGATCGCATGTATGAATTTCTGGATCGCCTTATATCAGCAGCTATTCCTAGGATTCGTGATTTCAGAGGTGTTAATGACAAAGGTTTTGATGGAAGAGGTAATTACACACTTGGAATCAATGAGCAAATTATTTTTCCTGAAATCAATATCGATAAAATATATAAGATTTCAGGGATGGATATAACTTTTGTAACATCTGCTCGAACAGATAAGGAAGCATTTGAATTGTTAAAACTTTTTGGTATGCCATTTAAAAAATCATAG
- the rplF gene encoding 50S ribosomal protein L6, which produces MSRIGKMPIFIPKGVEVKVTPDNVVLVKGPKGELKQEVKPTIRVKVENNQIICERLNDEKQTKAYHGLYRTLINNMVKGVHEGFTITMEMVGVGYKASVSGNLLDLSLGFSHNVIFEMPKEVQVEVITEKGQNPKIILRSYDRQVLGQVAAKIRALRKPEPYKGKGIRYINEYIRRKAGKAAAAK; this is translated from the coding sequence ATGTCGAGAATAGGAAAGATGCCCATTTTTATACCCAAAGGCGTAGAAGTTAAGGTTACGCCCGATAATGTGGTGTTGGTTAAAGGACCTAAGGGAGAATTAAAGCAAGAGGTTAAGCCTACCATAAGAGTTAAAGTAGAAAATAATCAAATTATTTGTGAACGATTAAACGACGAAAAGCAAACGAAAGCTTATCATGGCTTATATAGGACACTTATCAACAACATGGTTAAAGGAGTTCACGAAGGATTTACCATCACCATGGAAATGGTAGGTGTGGGTTATAAAGCATCTGTTTCTGGAAACTTGTTGGATCTTTCTTTAGGTTTTTCACACAATGTGATATTTGAAATGCCAAAAGAAGTACAAGTTGAGGTAATTACTGAAAAAGGACAAAATCCAAAAATAATTTTGCGTTCATATGATAGGCAAGTGTTAGGTCAGGTGGCGGCCAAAATTCGAGCATTGAGAAAGCCTGAACCTTACAAAGGAAAAGGTATCCGTTACATTAATGAATACATACGTAGAAAAGCTGGTAAAGCTGCAGCTGCTAAGTAA
- the rplX gene encoding 50S ribosomal protein L24 — translation MKSETKRFKLKIKKGDTVLVIAGDDKGKQGRVIKVFPSLNKALVEGVNIVAKHQKPRARNAQGEIVRKEAPIHISNLMLIDHKGQPTRVGRVRKEDGTIVRYSKKSKEEIK, via the coding sequence ATGAAGTCAGAAACAAAAAGGTTTAAACTGAAAATAAAAAAGGGAGATACTGTATTGGTTATTGCAGGTGATGATAAAGGGAAACAGGGTCGTGTGATCAAGGTTTTCCCTTCACTCAATAAAGCACTAGTTGAAGGAGTTAACATCGTTGCTAAACATCAAAAACCACGTGCACGAAATGCACAAGGGGAAATTGTTCGTAAAGAAGCACCTATACATATTTCCAATCTGATGCTCATTGATCATAAGGGTCAACCTACACGTGTAGGTCGTGTTAGGAAGGAAGATGGTACTATAGTTCGTTATTCAAAAAAATCAAAGGAGGAAATTAAATGA
- the rplO gene encoding 50S ribosomal protein L15, whose product MRLDQLKPAKGSVHKEKRIGRGEGSGHGGTSTRGNKGAKSRSGYSKKIGFEGGQMPLYRRIPKFGFTNPNKIFYKAINLDTLERIVTQFDLQEITPEILNQHGLIGKNDKVKILGRGEITKKINVSAHAFSRKAMEAIEKQGGITSII is encoded by the coding sequence ATACGTTTGGATCAGTTAAAGCCAGCTAAGGGTTCTGTACACAAGGAAAAAAGAATAGGCAGGGGCGAAGGTTCTGGTCATGGAGGCACTTCAACTCGTGGCAACAAGGGTGCAAAGTCCAGAAGTGGATATAGTAAAAAAATTGGTTTTGAAGGTGGACAGATGCCATTGTATAGAAGAATTCCTAAGTTTGGATTCACCAATCCTAATAAGATTTTTTACAAAGCTATTAACCTTGATACTTTAGAACGCATAGTTACACAGTTTGATTTGCAAGAAATTACACCCGAAATTCTTAATCAACATGGTTTGATTGGAAAAAATGACAAAGTGAAAATACTTGGAAGAGGAGAAATTACTAAAAAAATCAATGTTAGTGCCCATGCTTTTTCACGAAAAGCCATGGAAGCAATAGAAAAACAAGGAGGTATAACTTCAATAATTTAA
- the rpmD gene encoding 50S ribosomal protein L30, with amino-acid sequence MKRLRIQLIRSVIGEPLKNKRTIKALGLRRLNSVVEHRATPQILGMIKRVQHLLLYKEIN; translated from the coding sequence ATGAAAAGGTTAAGAATTCAGTTGATTCGTAGTGTGATAGGTGAACCTTTGAAGAACAAGAGAACCATTAAAGCATTGGGATTACGTAGACTGAATTCTGTGGTAGAACATCGGGCAACTCCACAAATTCTTGGAATGATTAAAAGAGTTCAGCATTTATTGTTATATAAGGAAATTAATTAA
- the rplR gene encoding 50S ribosomal protein L18 — MRSKFKNEKEFRRWRIKMRIRKKIKGTSSRPRMSVFRSNKEIYVQLIDDYAGRTLAAFSSRVKEVAQVVGTKTDKAKLVGKKIAELAIQKGITEVVFDRNGYKYHGRVKALAEGAREGGLKF, encoded by the coding sequence ATGAGGTCAAAATTTAAAAACGAAAAAGAGTTTAGAAGATGGCGGATCAAAATGAGGATCCGGAAAAAAATAAAAGGAACATCTTCAAGACCTAGGATGTCTGTTTTTAGAAGTAACAAGGAAATTTACGTTCAATTAATCGATGACTATGCGGGTCGAACACTTGCTGCTTTCTCATCTCGCGTGAAAGAGGTAGCTCAAGTGGTTGGCACGAAAACAGATAAAGCCAAATTGGTTGGGAAAAAAATTGCTGAACTGGCTATTCAAAAAGGTATTACTGAAGTTGTTTTTGATCGAAATGGATACAAGTATCACGGGAGAGTAAAAGCTCTGGCTGAAGGTGCCAGAGAGGGAGGTTTAAAATTTTAA
- the rplN gene encoding 50S ribosomal protein L14, which yields MIQQETRLKVADNSGAREVLCIRVLGGTKRRYASVGDKIIVTVKDALPNGNIKKGTVTKAVVVRTKKEIRRQDGSYIRFDENAVVLLTPADELRGTRIFGPVPRELREKQYMKIISLAPEVL from the coding sequence ATGATACAACAAGAAACAAGACTTAAAGTGGCAGATAACAGCGGTGCACGAGAGGTTTTATGCATTCGCGTACTAGGAGGGACCAAAAGGCGTTATGCGTCTGTAGGTGACAAGATTATTGTGACTGTCAAGGATGCATTGCCCAATGGAAACATTAAAAAGGGAACTGTGACTAAGGCTGTTGTTGTCCGTACAAAAAAAGAAATTCGTCGACAAGATGGTTCTTACATCAGATTCGATGAAAATGCTGTAGTATTGTTGACTCCTGCTGACGAGCTAAGAGGGACTCGCATTTTCGGACCTGTACCTAGAGAGCTACGTGAAAAACAGTACATGAAAATTATTTCATTGGCACCAGAAGTTTTATAA
- the rpsH gene encoding 30S ribosomal protein S8, with product MSTDSIADFLTRVRNALQAKHRVVEVPASKMRIEIARILKEHGYILSYKVDEKMNKKILKLALKYHPVTKMPTISMLKRVSTPGLRKYTSVEDMPRVMNGLGIAIISTNKGLMTDKEARKHHVGGEIICYIA from the coding sequence ATGAGCACAGATTCTATTGCCGATTTTTTGACGCGTGTGCGAAATGCTCTACAAGCCAAGCATAGGGTGGTGGAAGTGCCTGCTAGTAAGATGCGTATTGAAATTGCACGAATTTTAAAGGAACATGGATATATTTTAAGTTATAAAGTTGATGAAAAAATGAACAAAAAAATACTCAAATTGGCTTTAAAATACCACCCTGTAACTAAAATGCCTACTATATCAATGCTAAAACGTGTTAGCACACCCGGTTTACGAAAGTATACTTCAGTGGAAGATATGCCACGTGTGATGAACGGGCTTGGTATTGCAATCATAAGCACAAACAAGGGATTGATGACTGACAAAGAAGCTCGTAAACATCATGTGGGAGGTGAAATAATATGTTATATAGCCTAA
- the rplD gene encoding 50S ribosomal protein L4, which produces MDLKVYNIEGKEVGRTVKVDETVFNVQPNPHVIYLDVKRILAEKRQGTHKTKERSEITGSTKKLYRQKGTGNARRGDIKSPLLIGGGRIFGPKPRNYSIKVNKKVSILARKIALSEKTRENAIRIIDYIHFENYKTQQAVAFLKNFDSYEKKSLWVLDEWNNNVYLSTRNLQNVKVISASDLNTYDILNAEILFISEKSLEIIHALWGSSQEEKTLNV; this is translated from the coding sequence ATGGATTTAAAAGTTTATAACATTGAAGGTAAAGAAGTGGGTAGAACTGTCAAGGTGGATGAAACAGTTTTCAATGTCCAACCTAACCCACATGTGATATATTTGGATGTGAAACGCATTCTTGCGGAAAAGAGGCAAGGTACCCATAAAACTAAAGAAAGAAGTGAAATAACAGGATCCACGAAAAAACTATATAGGCAAAAAGGTACTGGTAATGCCAGGCGTGGAGATATTAAATCTCCCTTGCTGATTGGTGGTGGAAGGATTTTTGGACCAAAACCTAGAAACTATTCCATCAAGGTTAACAAAAAGGTTTCGATTTTGGCAAGAAAAATTGCTCTTTCTGAAAAAACACGCGAGAATGCTATTCGAATAATAGATTACATTCATTTTGAAAATTACAAAACTCAACAAGCTGTTGCCTTTTTGAAAAATTTTGATTCTTACGAAAAAAAATCACTATGGGTGTTAGATGAATGGAATAATAACGTATATTTGTCGACCAGAAATTTGCAGAATGTGAAAGTTATAAGTGCTTCAGATTTAAATACTTATGATATACTAAATGCAGAAATTCTATTTATCTCTGAAAAATCATTAGAGATCATACATGCATTGTGGGGTTCATCACAAGAAGAAAAAACATTAAACGTATAA
- the rpsS gene encoding 30S ribosomal protein S19 — protein sequence MSRSLKKGPYVHYKLLKRVLEAQKTGNKTPIKTWSRASMITPDFVGLTIQIHNGNKFIPVYITENMVGHRLGEFAPTRIFRGHAGQKKDKK from the coding sequence ATGAGTCGATCGTTAAAGAAAGGACCTTATGTACATTATAAGCTATTGAAGAGAGTGCTGGAAGCTCAGAAGACCGGCAACAAGACGCCTATTAAAACCTGGTCACGAGCATCTATGATCACCCCAGATTTTGTTGGTCTTACAATCCAGATACATAATGGAAATAAATTTATACCTGTTTATATTACTGAAAACATGGTAGGGCATCGCTTAGGGGAATTTGCTCCTACCAGAATTTTCCGTGGTCACGCAGGTCAGAAAAAAGATAAAAAATAA
- the rplP gene encoding 50S ribosomal protein L16, with product MLQPKKTKYRKVQKGRMKGIAQRGYTVAFGSFGIKTLDSAWITSRQIEAARQALTRYLKREGKVWIRIFPDKIVTRKPNEVRMGKGKGNPEFYVAPVTPGRILFEVDEVPLEAAREALRLAAQKLPVKTKFVVRPDYVENK from the coding sequence ATGTTGCAACCAAAGAAGACAAAATACCGTAAGGTACAGAAGGGAAGAATGAAAGGGATAGCCCAACGAGGATATACCGTTGCATTTGGATCTTTTGGAATAAAAACATTGGACAGTGCTTGGATCACTTCCCGTCAGATTGAAGCTGCACGTCAAGCGCTTACTCGTTATCTTAAACGTGAAGGGAAAGTCTGGATACGCATTTTTCCCGATAAAATAGTCACCCGTAAACCCAATGAAGTACGTATGGGTAAAGGAAAGGGAAATCCTGAATTTTACGTAGCACCTGTTACTCCTGGAAGAATACTATTCGAGGTAGATGAAGTTCCTCTTGAAGCTGCAAGAGAAGCTTTGCGTCTTGCTGCCCAAAAACTCCCAGTAAAAACAAAGTTTGTAGTCCGCCCTGATTACGTGGAGAATAAATAA
- the rplB gene encoding 50S ribosomal protein L2: MGLRKFKPVTPALRFRVLSTFDDITATKPEKSLLIYRKSTGGRNNQGKMTMRYRGGGHKKMYRLIDFKRNKDGIPAVVKSIEYDPNRSARIALVVYKDGEKRYILAPQGLKVGQTIISGTNVPIEIGNTLPLSEIPLGTLVHNVELRPGQGGKLARSAGNFIQILSKEGKYAVLKMPSGETRLVLQSCRATIGVVSNPEHNLERSGKAGRSRWLGRRPRTRGVAMNPVDHPMGGGEGRASGGHPRSRKGIYAKGYKTRGKKPSDKFIIERRKK; this comes from the coding sequence ATGGGACTAAGAAAATTTAAACCTGTTACACCAGCTCTGAGATTCCGAGTATTGAGTACATTTGATGATATAACAGCTACAAAGCCTGAAAAAAGTTTACTTATTTATAGAAAAAGTACTGGCGGACGGAATAATCAGGGTAAGATGACCATGCGATACAGAGGCGGGGGGCATAAAAAAATGTATCGTCTCATTGATTTTAAAAGAAATAAAGATGGTATACCGGCTGTTGTGAAATCCATTGAATATGATCCCAATAGAAGTGCTCGCATAGCTTTGGTTGTTTACAAAGATGGAGAAAAACGATATATCCTTGCTCCACAAGGTTTGAAAGTTGGGCAGACCATTATTTCAGGAACGAATGTGCCTATTGAAATAGGAAATACACTTCCACTCAGCGAAATACCTTTAGGTACGTTGGTGCATAATGTCGAATTAAGGCCAGGGCAAGGAGGCAAATTGGCAAGATCGGCTGGCAATTTTATTCAAATTCTATCTAAAGAAGGGAAATATGCTGTTTTAAAAATGCCCAGTGGTGAGACAAGATTGGTTCTTCAGTCATGTCGTGCTACCATAGGCGTGGTTTCAAATCCTGAGCATAATCTTGAAAGAAGTGGCAAAGCTGGTCGTTCGAGATGGTTGGGAAGGCGTCCAAGAACTCGTGGTGTAGCTATGAACCCTGTAGATCATCCTATGGGTGGTGGTGAAGGACGTGCTTCAGGTGGTCATCCACGTTCTCGCAAGGGTATTTATGCTAAGGGTTACAAGACCAGAGGGAAAAAACCAAGTGATAAGTTCATTATTGAAAGAAGAAAAAAATAA
- the rplC gene encoding 50S ribosomal protein L3 — MSGLIGRKIGMTGFIDASGKMIPCTVIEAGPCVVTQIKTKEKDGYDAIQLGFDERKENKTPKSLIGHFKKASTTPKKVLMEFTRFEEEKRKQLGQVLTVDEVFVEGEFIDVTGISKGRGFQGVVKRHGFAGVGESTHGQHNRLRAPGSLGGSSFPSRVFKGLRMAGRDGGKKVKIINLQILKIFPEKNLLLVKGSVPGPNGGYLKLERWI, encoded by the coding sequence ATGTCTGGACTTATAGGAAGAAAAATTGGAATGACTGGTTTCATAGATGCCTCTGGGAAGATGATCCCATGCACAGTAATTGAAGCCGGTCCTTGTGTGGTTACCCAAATTAAAACTAAGGAAAAAGATGGCTATGATGCAATACAATTGGGCTTTGATGAAAGAAAGGAAAACAAAACTCCCAAGTCTCTCATAGGTCATTTTAAAAAGGCTAGTACAACTCCTAAGAAAGTTCTCATGGAATTTACACGTTTTGAAGAAGAAAAACGGAAGCAACTGGGGCAAGTTCTTACTGTTGACGAAGTTTTTGTGGAAGGAGAGTTTATTGATGTTACTGGAATTTCTAAAGGGCGAGGTTTTCAGGGTGTAGTCAAACGACATGGCTTTGCTGGAGTTGGTGAAAGTACTCATGGTCAACATAACCGATTGAGAGCCCCTGGATCATTAGGTGGGTCATCTTTCCCAAGTCGTGTTTTCAAAGGGTTAAGAATGGCTGGAAGAGATGGTGGAAAAAAGGTTAAAATCATCAATTTGCAAATACTCAAAATTTTCCCCGAAAAAAATCTCCTCCTTGTAAAAGGTTCGGTTCCCGGACCTAATGGTGGTTATTTAAAACTAGAAAGATGGATTTAA